The region GCCGGTAACGGAGGTGCCAGCGCCGCAGGGGGCGGCTGCGGGCGATTGGACGGCCGCCACGCAGCCCGTGTCCGAGCTGTCCTACAATCCGCCGCCGCTGCAGGGCAGCGACATGTGGGGCGCGACGCTGTTCGACCAACTCGCCTGCCGGATCGCCTTCCATCGCCTGCGGTATGATGGGCGGTACACGCCGCCCTCAACACAAGGGAGCTTGATCCACCCCGGAAATTTCGGCGTCTTCAACTGGGGTAGCGTCGCCGTCGATCCCGTCCGCCAGATCGCCTTCACGACGCCCGCCTATCTCGCCTTCGTCTCGCGTCTGGTGCCCCGCCAGGACGACACCACCCTCTATGTGCAGGGCGACGACCGTCCGGAGAACAGCCTTCCGGCACTGAACGAGAATTTTGGCGCGCCCTTCGCCGTTCAACTCAGCGCGTTCACCTCCGTCCTCGGACTTCCCTGCACGGCACCCCCTTGGGGCTACGTTTCGGCAGCGGACCTGACCACCGGCGAGATCGTCTGGCAGCACAAGAACGGCACGGTGCGCGACGCCGCGCCCATCCCGCTGCCCCTCCGCATGGGCGTGCCCAGCCTCGGCGGCCCCATCATGACCGCAGGCGGTGTCGCCTTCCTCTCCGGGACGATCGACTATTATGTCAGGGCGTACGACGTGACCGACGGCGAGCAGCTGTGGGAGGCACGGCTTCCGGCCGGCGGACAAGCCACGCCGATGACCTATCTCGGCGCCGACGGCCGCCAATACGTTCTGGTCGTCGCGGGTGGGCACGGGTCGCTCGGCACGAAGGCCGGGGACTATGTGATCGCCTACGCCCTGCCAGCCTCGTAGCGGCAGCGGAGCGCGAGGCTCGGCGGGTTGGGCAACCACCGGGGAGCCCGCTGGAGCCACGCTCCCTCCTTCATCAAAAGCCGCTAGCCCCGGAAACGCTCTCCTCCGGCGGCGCGCCGGTACGCCGCCCCTGCCGGCGCCGGTAGCCGTCCTGGACCGATCGAACGTAGCGGATCGTCTCCGCGTAAGGGGGGATTCCACCGTATTTCTTCACGGCGCCCTCGCCCGCGTTGTATCCGGCGAGCGCCAGTGACAGGTCGCCGCCGAAGTGATCGAGCAGCCATGCGAGATAGCGGGTACCGCCGGCCACGTTCTCTGCTGCGTCGAACACGTCGCGTACGCCGAACCGCCGCGCCGTGTCGGGCATGAGTTGCATCAGTCCGGCGGCCATTCGTGGCGAAACGGCTCTGGGACGAAAGCCGCTCTCCGCCGAAATGACCGCAAGGATCAGCTCCGGGTCGAGCCCATGACGGTCCGCTTGGTCGACGACGAGCCCGCGAATGGCCGCCGGCGCCGCACGAGTCTCAGCGTCCGGCTGGTCCTCGTCTTCCTCATGGCACAGCGGCGCGGCGCTCGGCTGCGGCAGTCGCCGGAGAATCGCAGCGGCCCCCATGTGGCCCAGGTCCGCCGCCGCCTGCATGATCGAAGCGGCTGCCGCGATCTGCCCGCCGTTGAGGAGCGTCCATCCGAGTTCGTAGGCGGCGTCGGCGTCTCGTCGGGCGCTGGTGCAGTATGTCTCCACGACGGCGCCGACCTCGGCAGAAGCGCCCAATGTCCCTTGGACCGGCGTCTCGGCGGCAACGGACGCAGCGGATGGCGTCGGAGACGCCGCTAAGAACGCAGCGAGAAGGGCTGCCGTCGGCTCGCGCGAAATCCGTCCCAAGGACATCAGCAGTCTGGCCTCGACATCGCCCGCCCGTTTGACGAGGTGCCACAGAATCAGCGGCGCCAGGAGAGCCGACTAGCCGACGGAAAGACTGAGTGAGAGCCGATCATCATGCGCCCGACATAGCGCGCATAAGCCATTTGTTGGTCCAACGTCGGAATGCGCAGAACATTACCAACAAAGGCCGAATGTCTCCGAGCTGCAATGGATGAGAGCGTATCGCCTCTATTTCGTTCGGGAGGACACGATGCGAAAGCTCGCCACCATGTTCGCCGTCGCGATGTTGGGCGCCGCCGCAGCGCCACCAGTGCTCGCCCAGTCGGTCTCGCTTCCGTCCGTGGCGAACGCGAATGCTCTCAGCGCAGTCTCGAGGCCGCGTCCGGAGAGGCCGAGGCCGAAGCCGAAGCCCATGCCGGGGCCGATAGCCGGGGCCGGACTCCCGCTCCTGCTGATCGGCGGGGCATACCTCCTGCTGCGCCGCCGGCGCCGCAATGCCACCGAGAGCCATGCCGAGGCTTCAGCGGAGTAGCGCGCCCGGAGCCCCGGGCACCGG is a window of Constrictibacter sp. MBR-5 DNA encoding:
- a CDS encoding LPXTG cell wall anchor domain-containing protein, with translation MRKLATMFAVAMLGAAAAPPVLAQSVSLPSVANANALSAVSRPRPERPRPKPKPMPGPIAGAGLPLLLIGGAYLLLRRRRRNATESHAEASAE
- a CDS encoding lytic transglycosylase domain-containing protein; this encodes MGASAEVGAVVETYCTSARRDADAAYELGWTLLNGGQIAAAASIMQAAADLGHMGAAAILRRLPQPSAAPLCHEEDEDQPDAETRAAPAAIRGLVVDQADRHGLDPELILAVISAESGFRPRAVSPRMAAGLMQLMPDTARRFGVRDVFDAAENVAGGTRYLAWLLDHFGGDLSLALAGYNAGEGAVKKYGGIPPYAETIRYVRSVQDGYRRRQGRRTGAPPEESVSGASGF